One Corynebacterium appendicis CIP 107643 DNA window includes the following coding sequences:
- the lgt gene encoding prolipoprotein diacylglyceryl transferase, with amino-acid sequence MVTETLANFPSPPQGVWHLGPIPIRAYALCIITGIIVALTLTLRRYKARGGDTDMVWDAAIVAIPAGIIGGRLYHVITDYDSYFGPGKDPWQVFNFSAGGLGIMGAVALGTLAVWALFRYRKVPLPPFADAVGPTIILAQAIGRLGNYFNQELYGRPTDVPWALDIFYRVDENGNFAPLTGRSTGEIVTSVHPTFLYEMIWNVAAFAFLLWAERRFRLGHGRVFVLYIAAYTLGRIFMETMRDDAANTIFGLRVNFVVSSVIFIVSTIVFFLMRRGRETPAEVDPREPETEESAASSEGVDEPVHHSEQTETATVKSKEAPQRKQ; translated from the coding sequence GTGGTTACAGAGACTCTAGCTAATTTCCCGTCGCCCCCGCAGGGCGTGTGGCACCTCGGTCCGATCCCGATTCGCGCCTACGCGCTGTGCATCATCACCGGCATCATCGTCGCGTTAACACTCACGCTGCGCCGTTACAAAGCGCGCGGCGGAGACACCGACATGGTGTGGGACGCGGCGATCGTGGCTATTCCCGCCGGCATCATCGGCGGCCGCTTGTACCACGTGATCACGGACTACGACAGCTATTTCGGCCCTGGTAAGGATCCGTGGCAGGTCTTCAATTTCTCTGCCGGGGGGCTGGGCATCATGGGCGCGGTCGCCCTGGGCACGCTCGCGGTGTGGGCGCTGTTCCGGTACCGGAAAGTGCCACTTCCGCCGTTCGCCGATGCGGTCGGCCCGACGATCATTCTCGCCCAGGCGATCGGGCGCCTCGGCAACTATTTCAACCAGGAGCTCTACGGCCGGCCGACGGACGTGCCGTGGGCGCTGGACATCTTCTACCGTGTCGACGAGAACGGCAATTTCGCACCGTTGACGGGCCGCTCCACCGGCGAAATCGTGACCAGCGTTCACCCGACATTCCTGTACGAGATGATCTGGAATGTCGCGGCCTTCGCCTTCTTGCTCTGGGCGGAACGCCGCTTCCGCCTCGGCCACGGCCGCGTCTTCGTGCTCTACATCGCCGCATACACCCTGGGCCGCATTTTCATGGAGACGATGCGTGACGACGCCGCCAACACGATCTTCGGTCTCCGTGTGAACTTCGTCGTCTCGTCCGTCATCTTCATCGTCTCCACGATCGTGTTCTTCCTCATGCGCCGCGGACGCGAGACTCCGGCGGAAGTCGATCCGCGCGAGCCGGAGACCGAAGAATCGGCCGCATCTAGTGAGGGAGTGGATGAACCAGTCCATCACAGTGAACAAACCGAGACTGCAACGGTCAAGAGCAAGGAAGCGCCACAGCGAAAGCAGTAG
- a CDS encoding TIGR02234 family membrane protein, producing MSETDARNTDTKGTHVKNTVATGDAAKEKRFARIGALLMGLGALTLWLASRVTWMTVHYDDDRTGNGAVEVNGATWSTEVTAVVLLLLAAAVAGLALRRWGRRLVGGVGAAAALAVTVPPLGLLTGSPDPERAKALLTLGGEETTIGSTVGETAIPEWAAISNIDVAALGPAAAVLAALVAAAGGLMLAARPGRDAVTVNKYEKASQRREKIEHDLEAEPDSGRVLWDAIDADMDPTDTSSGTTPTNRE from the coding sequence GTGAGCGAAACGGACGCGAGAAACACGGACACGAAAGGCACGCACGTGAAGAACACCGTCGCGACGGGCGATGCGGCCAAGGAGAAGCGCTTCGCGCGGATAGGCGCATTGCTCATGGGCCTGGGTGCGTTGACGCTGTGGTTGGCCTCGCGCGTGACGTGGATGACGGTGCACTACGACGACGACCGCACCGGCAACGGCGCCGTCGAGGTCAACGGCGCAACGTGGTCGACAGAGGTCACCGCCGTGGTATTGTTGCTGCTCGCCGCGGCTGTGGCAGGTTTAGCTTTGCGCCGTTGGGGCCGCCGCTTGGTTGGCGGTGTCGGGGCGGCCGCGGCACTCGCCGTGACGGTCCCGCCGCTCGGCCTGCTGACCGGCTCGCCGGATCCCGAACGGGCGAAAGCCTTGCTGACTCTGGGTGGGGAAGAGACCACGATCGGCAGCACCGTAGGCGAGACCGCCATTCCGGAATGGGCTGCTATCTCGAATATCGACGTCGCCGCGCTCGGCCCCGCCGCCGCTGTGCTCGCCGCACTCGTCGCGGCCGCCGGAGGTCTCATGCTCGCCGCGCGCCCAGGGCGCGACGCGGTGACGGTGAACAAATACGAGAAAGCCTCCCAACGCCGCGAGAAGATCGAGCACGACCTTGAAGCCGAGCCTGATTCGGGCCGTGTTCTGTGGGACGCGATCGACGCAGACATGGACCCCACCGACACATCTTCGGGCACCACCCCCACGAACCGAGAGTGA
- a CDS encoding indole-3-glycerol phosphate synthase TrpC, with protein sequence MTAVQGKQQLVTDATLNPVVAGVLADVGEREAQIPFKEIKARSRSMPETRDVRAALLGPGCGVIVEIKRTSPVFGPTGVIDSMAHLAAEIEAGGAALIACQTERLRFDGSLNDMDEARNATSLPMVCRDVIVDPYQIHEARCYGADMVPLQVGLLEQARLESLLDRVESLGMVAMAEVRTVEEADRALRAGASVIGVNSWTFDTNDLNREAFGEIEPGLPESVLRISLGGVRNARDLISAASTGADAVLAGEAVMTSANVTAATRRLVAAGQHPACPSR encoded by the coding sequence ATGACCGCGGTGCAGGGCAAGCAGCAGCTGGTCACCGACGCGACTCTCAACCCAGTTGTCGCCGGGGTGCTGGCTGATGTTGGCGAGCGCGAAGCACAGATCCCGTTCAAGGAGATCAAGGCCCGTTCGCGCAGCATGCCCGAGACACGCGATGTTCGTGCCGCGCTTTTGGGGCCGGGTTGCGGCGTGATCGTGGAGATCAAACGCACCTCGCCCGTCTTTGGCCCGACCGGTGTGATCGACTCGATGGCGCACCTGGCCGCCGAGATCGAGGCCGGGGGTGCCGCACTCATTGCGTGCCAAACGGAGCGCCTGCGTTTCGACGGCTCCCTCAACGACATGGACGAGGCCCGCAACGCCACCAGTCTTCCCATGGTGTGCCGCGACGTGATCGTCGACCCGTACCAGATCCACGAAGCCCGCTGCTACGGCGCCGACATGGTGCCTCTGCAGGTGGGCCTTTTGGAGCAGGCCCGGCTGGAGAGTCTGCTGGACCGCGTCGAGTCGCTCGGCATGGTGGCCATGGCGGAAGTCCGCACCGTGGAAGAAGCCGACCGCGCACTGCGCGCCGGGGCATCGGTCATCGGTGTGAATTCCTGGACCTTTGACACAAACGATTTGAACCGCGAAGCCTTCGGCGAGATCGAGCCCGGCCTTCCGGAAAGCGTCCTGCGGATCAGCCTCGGCGGCGTGCGCAACGCCCGGGACCTCATCTCCGCGGCATCCACCGGCGCCGATGCGGTGCTCGCGGGTGAGGCAGTGATGACCAGCGCCAATGTCACCGCCGCCACCCGCCGTCTCGTCGCCGCCGGCCAGCACCCGGCTTGTCCGTCGCGCTAA